One Solanum lycopersicum chromosome 2, SLM_r2.1 genomic region harbors:
- the LOC138341922 gene encoding uncharacterized protein → MAVEFARKKKEDVSVVSFSPRSRPQRYFGSGSAIGNTNRFSTIDNYQPPPQAPLPIYYAQQNYQPSPQNYQPSPPIYQNQPPTYQKTPPNHQANVPAYQSPGQNNPNNNNLPRPNLETNPPRVFAPLS, encoded by the coding sequence ATGGCTGTAGAATTTGCTaggaaaaagaaagaggatGTCTCTGTTGTATCTTTTAGCCCAAGGTCAAGGCCACAAAGGTATTTTGGGTCTGGTTCTGCCATTGGAAACACCAACCGATTCTCCACCATTGATAATTACCAACCACCTCCACAAGCTCCACTTCCAATCTACTATGCACAACAGAACTACCAACCATCACCACAGAACTACCAACCATCACCACCTATCTACCAAAATCAACCACCAACCTACCAAAAAACACCACCAAATCACCAAGCCAATGTACCAGCCTATCAAAGTCCTGGACAAAACAACccaaataacaataatttacCCCGCCCTAACCTAGAAACAAATCCTCCCAGAGTTTTCGCTCCTTTGTCATAA